In Gossypium arboreum isolate Shixiya-1 chromosome 5, ASM2569848v2, whole genome shotgun sequence, a single genomic region encodes these proteins:
- the LOC108469010 gene encoding probable trehalose-phosphate phosphatase D, with translation MTNQQNVVVLDVISRGVSNVLPRSSLPVPKSFSPQDLKMLLMKRFEAENGGAKISAWVDSMRASSPTRIKSSTTASLPETDDTSSWIVHHPSALSMFEQIVAGSKGKQIVMFLDYDGTLSPIVEDPDQAFMPKEMRATVRDVARYFPTAIVTGRCRDKVYSFVKLAGLYYAGSHGMDIKGPSKSCKYKKGNQGVLFQAASEFLPMIDEVYKDLVEKTKSIPGTKVENNKFCVSVHFRCVDEKSWAALAEQVRSVLNHYPKLKLTQGRKVLEIRPTIKWDKGRALEFLLESLGYANSTNVLPVYIGDDRSDEDAFKVLRERGQGFGILVSKLPKETNASYSLQEPSEVKEFLKRLVDWKKMSQRAAKCA, from the exons ATGACTAACCAACAAAATGTGGTGGTTCTTGATGTGATATCGCGGGGTGTTAGCAATGTGTTGCCTCGATCATCCCTGCCAGTACCCAAGTCCTTTTCACCGCAAGACCTTAAGATGCTATTGATGAAGAGGTTTGAAGCTGAAAATGGGGGCGCTAAAATCAGTGCCTGGGTGGATTCCATGAGAGCTTCTTCACCAACCCGTATCAAGTCCTCTACTACTGCTTCCTTACCTGAAACTGACGACACTAGTTCCTGGATC GTTCACCATCCCTCGGCTTTGAGCATGTTTGAGCAAATAGTAGCCGGTTCTAAAGGAAAACAAATTGTGATGTTTCTGGATTACGACGGCACACTCTCTCCGATTGTTGAAGACCCGGATCAAGCTTTCATGCCCAAAGAG ATGAGAGCAACTGTAAGAGATGTTGCAAGATATTTTCCAACAGCAATCGTGACCGGAAGGTGCAGAGACAAG GTTTACAGCTTTGTGAAACTAGCTGGACTTTATTATGCTGGTAGCCATGGTATGGACATCAAGGGACCATCTAAAAGTTGCAAATACAAGAAA GGTAACCAGGGAGTTCTTTTCCAGGCTGCAAGTGAATTCTTGCCCATGATTGATGAG GTTTACAAAGACTTGGTGGAGAAAACAAAATCCATTCCAGGAACCAAAGTGGAAAACAACAAGTTTTGTGTCTCCGTACATTTTCGTTGTGTTGATGAAAAG AGTTGGGCTGCACTAGCGGAGCAAGTTAGATCGGTGCTCAACCACTACCCTAAGCTTAAACTAACTCAAGGGAGGAAGGTCTTAGAGATCCGACCCACCATCAAATGGGACAAAGGAAGAGCCCTAGAATTTTTGTTGGAGTCCCTAG GATATGCGAATTCAACTAATGTTTTACCGGTGTACATTGGCGACGATCGATCCGACGAAGATGCTTTTAAG GTTTTACGTGAGAGAGGGCAAGGGTTTGGGATTCTTGTGTCCAAACTACCTAAAGAAACAAATGCTTCATATTCTCTCCAAGAACCATCTGAG GTTAAGGAGTTTTTGAAGCGTTTGGTGGACTGGAAAAAAATGTCACAAAGAGCAGCTAAATGTGCTTAG